One genomic window of Streptomyces sp. WP-1 includes the following:
- the hemQ gene encoding hydrogen peroxide-dependent heme synthase, whose product MSDDAPTTESGRIPNKGKLAKDLNDVIRYTLWSVFKLKDVLPADRAGYADEVQELFDQLAAKDVTIRGTYDLSGLRADADVMIWWHAETSDQLQEAYSLFRRTRLGRALEPVWSNMALHRPAEFNRSHIPAFLADETPRDYVSVYPFVRSYDWYLLPDEDRRRMLADHGKMARGFPDVRANTVASFSLGDYEWILAFEANDLSRIVDLMRHLRGSEARMHVREEVPFYTGRRKDVAELVAGLA is encoded by the coding sequence ATGAGTGACGACGCCCCCACCACCGAGTCCGGCAGGATCCCCAACAAGGGCAAGCTGGCCAAGGACCTGAACGATGTCATCCGCTACACCCTGTGGTCCGTCTTCAAGCTGAAGGACGTGCTGCCGGCCGACCGCGCGGGCTACGCCGACGAGGTCCAGGAGCTGTTCGACCAGCTCGCCGCCAAGGACGTGACGATCCGCGGCACGTACGACCTGTCCGGTCTGCGGGCGGACGCCGATGTGATGATCTGGTGGCACGCGGAGACCAGCGACCAGCTCCAGGAGGCGTACAGCCTCTTCCGCCGCACCAGGCTGGGCCGCGCGCTGGAGCCGGTGTGGTCCAACATGGCGCTGCACCGCCCGGCCGAGTTCAACCGCTCGCACATCCCGGCGTTCCTCGCCGACGAGACGCCCCGCGACTATGTGAGCGTCTACCCCTTCGTGCGCTCGTACGACTGGTACCTGCTGCCCGACGAGGACCGCCGCCGCATGCTCGCCGACCACGGCAAGATGGCCCGCGGCTTCCCGGACGTGCGCGCCAACACGGTCGCCTCGTTCTCGCTGGGCGACTACGAGTGGATCCTCGCCTTCGAGGCGAACGACCTGTCCCGCATCGTCGACCTCATGCGCCATCTGCGCGGCTCCGAGGCCCGGATGCACGTCCGCGAGGAGGTCCCGTTCTACACGGGCCGCCGCAAGGACGTGGCGGAGCTGGTGGCGGGCCTGGCGTAG
- the hemG gene encoding protoporphyrinogen oxidase: MSATGMNAGHAVVIGAGVAGLAAAHRLLERGARVTVLEASERVGGKLLPGEIAGVRVDLGAESMLARRPEAVALAREAGLAERLQPPAIASAAIWTRGALRPMPKGHVMGVPGTAAALAGVLSEDGLARIGRDAVLPRTSVGDDVSVGEYVAARLGREVVDRLVEPLLGGVYAGDAYRISMRSAVPQLFQAARAHASLTEGVREIQAKAAAASQTGPVFMGIEGGVGTLPLAVAESVRARGGEIRTEAPVTELRRDPAGGWRVTAAGQLLHADAVVVAVPAPAAARLLRPESPAAAAELAAVEYASMALITLAYRRAEVSLPEGSGFLVPPVDGRTIKAATFASQKWGWIADEDPDTLVVRTSVGRYGETAVLGRDDADLVEVSRHDLREAAGIEAAPVETRVTRWTDGLPQYPVGHHGRVARIREHIARLPGLAVCGAQYDGVGIPACVASANAAVDQLSGDLRGAEELTAHPVQSLHGGAGE; this comes from the coding sequence ATGAGCGCAACGGGTATGAACGCCGGGCACGCCGTCGTCATCGGAGCCGGTGTCGCCGGTCTGGCCGCCGCCCACCGGCTGCTGGAGCGCGGCGCGCGGGTGACGGTGCTGGAGGCGTCCGAGCGGGTCGGCGGCAAGCTGCTGCCCGGCGAGATCGCGGGCGTCCGGGTCGACCTCGGCGCCGAGTCGATGCTCGCCCGCCGCCCCGAGGCAGTGGCCCTCGCCCGCGAGGCCGGCCTCGCCGAGCGGCTCCAGCCCCCGGCGATCGCGAGCGCCGCCATCTGGACCCGGGGCGCGCTGCGCCCCATGCCCAAGGGCCATGTGATGGGCGTGCCCGGCACCGCCGCCGCCCTCGCCGGCGTCCTGTCCGAGGACGGTCTGGCCCGCATCGGCCGGGACGCCGTCCTGCCCCGCACCTCCGTCGGCGACGACGTGTCGGTGGGGGAGTACGTGGCGGCGCGCCTCGGCCGCGAGGTCGTGGACCGCCTCGTGGAACCCCTGCTCGGCGGGGTGTACGCGGGCGACGCGTACCGCATCTCGATGCGCTCCGCCGTCCCCCAGCTCTTCCAGGCCGCCCGCGCGCACGCCTCCCTGACCGAGGGCGTCCGCGAGATCCAGGCCAAGGCCGCCGCGGCTTCGCAGACCGGGCCCGTGTTCATGGGCATCGAGGGCGGCGTGGGCACCCTGCCGCTCGCGGTCGCCGAGTCCGTCCGGGCGCGCGGCGGCGAGATCCGCACCGAGGCACCCGTCACCGAGCTGCGCCGGGACCCCGCGGGCGGCTGGCGGGTCACCGCGGCCGGACAGCTGCTGCACGCCGACGCCGTGGTGGTCGCCGTACCCGCCCCGGCCGCCGCCCGGCTGCTGCGCCCCGAGTCCCCGGCGGCCGCCGCCGAGCTGGCCGCCGTCGAGTACGCCTCGATGGCCCTGATCACCCTCGCCTACCGGCGCGCCGAGGTGTCCCTGCCCGAGGGCAGCGGCTTCCTGGTGCCGCCGGTCGACGGACGCACCATCAAGGCCGCCACGTTCGCCTCCCAGAAGTGGGGCTGGATCGCCGACGAGGACCCGGACACGCTCGTCGTGCGCACCTCGGTGGGGCGGTACGGCGAGACGGCGGTCCTCGGACGCGACGACGCCGACCTGGTGGAGGTCTCCCGGCACGACCTCCGCGAGGCCGCCGGCATCGAGGCCGCGCCCGTCGAGACCCGGGTCACCCGCTGGACCGACGGGCTGCCCCAGTACCCCGTCGGGCACCACGGCAGGGTGGCCCGCATCCGCGAGCACATCGCCAGGCTTCCGGGCCTCGCGGTCTGCGGCGCGCAGTACGACGGCGTGGGCATCCCCGCGTGCGTCGCGAGCGCGAACGCGGCCGTCGACCAGCTGTCCGGTGATCTGCGCGGGGCCGAGGAGCTGACGGCCCACCCGGTGCAGAGCCTCCACGGCGGAGCAGGAGAATAG
- a CDS encoding FAD-dependent oxidoreductase codes for MSMHQGRERLVVVGGDATGMSAASQARRQRGPGELEIVAFERGHFTSYSACGIPYWVGGAVAGRDELIARTPEEHRARDIDLRLRTEVTEIDVPGQRVRARELDSGAESWTSYDRLVIATGARPVRPELPGADAPGVHGVQTLDDGQALIDTLARAKGRRAVVVGAGYIGVEMAEALIDRGFEVTVVNRGEQPMSTLDPDMGCLVHRAMEGLGITMVNGTEVTKILTGEDGRVRAVATEHAEYPADVVVLGIGVRPETALARAAGLPLGAHEGLLTDLSMRVRGHENIWAGGDCVEVLNLVSGREQYVPLGTHANKHGQVIGTNAGGGYATFPGVVGTAVSKVCDLEIARTGLREKDAHRVGLEFEAVTIESTSRAGYYPDASPMTVKMLAERRTGRLLGVQIVGREGAAKRVDIAAVALTARLTVEQMTALDLGYAPPFSPVWDPVLVAARKAAGKVRGS; via the coding sequence ATGAGCATGCATCAGGGGCGGGAGCGGCTGGTCGTCGTCGGCGGGGACGCCACGGGCATGTCGGCGGCGTCGCAGGCGCGGCGGCAGCGGGGGCCCGGGGAGCTGGAGATCGTGGCGTTCGAGCGCGGTCACTTCACCTCGTACTCGGCGTGCGGCATCCCCTACTGGGTGGGCGGCGCCGTCGCCGGGCGGGACGAGCTGATCGCCCGCACCCCCGAGGAGCACCGCGCACGGGACATCGATCTGCGGCTGCGCACCGAGGTCACGGAGATCGACGTGCCGGGGCAGCGGGTACGCGCGCGGGAGCTGGATTCCGGCGCCGAGTCCTGGACGTCGTACGACAGACTGGTGATCGCGACGGGGGCCCGTCCGGTCCGCCCGGAGCTGCCGGGCGCGGACGCCCCCGGGGTGCACGGCGTGCAGACCCTGGACGACGGGCAGGCGCTGATCGACACGCTGGCCCGCGCGAAGGGCCGGCGCGCGGTGGTCGTGGGCGCCGGGTACATCGGCGTGGAGATGGCCGAGGCGCTGATCGACCGGGGCTTCGAGGTGACGGTCGTCAACCGCGGCGAGCAGCCCATGTCGACCCTCGATCCGGACATGGGATGCCTGGTGCACCGCGCCATGGAGGGCCTCGGCATCACCATGGTGAACGGCACCGAGGTCACCAAGATCCTCACCGGGGAGGACGGCCGGGTCCGCGCGGTGGCCACCGAGCACGCCGAGTACCCGGCCGACGTGGTGGTCCTCGGCATCGGCGTCCGCCCCGAGACCGCCCTCGCGCGCGCCGCCGGGCTGCCGCTCGGCGCCCACGAGGGGCTGCTCACCGATCTATCCATGCGGGTGCGCGGGCACGAGAACATCTGGGCGGGCGGTGACTGCGTGGAGGTGCTGAACCTGGTCTCGGGGCGGGAGCAGTACGTTCCGCTGGGCACCCACGCCAACAAGCACGGCCAGGTCATCGGCACCAACGCGGGCGGCGGCTACGCGACCTTCCCGGGCGTGGTCGGCACGGCGGTCAGCAAGGTCTGCGACCTGGAGATCGCCCGCACCGGGCTGCGCGAGAAGGACGCGCACCGGGTGGGCCTGGAGTTCGAGGCGGTCACCATCGAGTCGACCAGCCGGGCGGGCTACTACCCGGATGCCTCCCCGATGACCGTCAAGATGCTCGCCGAGCGCCGCACCGGACGCCTGTTGGGCGTGCAGATCGTGGGGCGGGAGGGCGCGGCCAAACGGGTGGACATCGCGGCGGTGGCGCTGACCGCGCGGCTGACGGTGGAGCAGATGACCGCCCTGGACCTCGGCTACGCGCCGCCGTTCTCGCCGGTGTGGGACCCGGTCCTGGTGGCCGCGCGCAAGGCGGCGGGAAAGGTGCGCGGGAGCTGA
- a CDS encoding rhomboid family intramembrane serine protease codes for MVIPVHDINPVRRTPWVTYALIAANVLVFLWTPGMPGSLAGGESLAQLCHLESFMDRFAAVPRELVHGQVPQLVPTGQVGVGPHGPGCVVAPRGFHKSPPLSVFTAMFVHGSWLHLLGNMLFLLIFGNNVEDRMGHIRYVVFYVVCGYAAGYGFALLNAGSGAPLIGASGAIAGVLGAYLVLWPGARVWVLVPFLVFLPLRLPAWLVLGFWFVLQAVYSSGQGVSDAGTVAYVAHVIGFLVGLLIALPLKPGTPPPPEPPGLLFGRRARPSYPTW; via the coding sequence GTGGTCATTCCCGTCCATGACATCAATCCGGTGCGCCGCACCCCCTGGGTGACATACGCGCTGATCGCCGCGAACGTCCTGGTGTTCCTGTGGACGCCCGGCATGCCCGGCTCGCTGGCCGGCGGCGAGAGCCTCGCGCAGCTGTGCCATCTGGAGTCCTTCATGGACCGCTTCGCGGCGGTCCCGAGGGAGCTGGTCCACGGTCAGGTGCCGCAGCTGGTGCCGACGGGCCAGGTGGGCGTCGGACCGCACGGCCCGGGCTGCGTGGTGGCGCCGCGCGGCTTCCACAAGTCGCCGCCGCTGTCGGTGTTCACGGCGATGTTCGTGCACGGCAGCTGGCTGCACCTGCTGGGCAACATGCTGTTCCTGCTGATCTTCGGCAACAACGTCGAGGACCGGATGGGCCACATCCGGTACGTCGTCTTCTACGTCGTCTGCGGTTACGCGGCCGGGTACGGCTTCGCGCTGCTGAACGCCGGTTCTGGCGCCCCGCTGATCGGCGCGTCGGGCGCGATCGCCGGGGTGCTCGGCGCCTACCTCGTGCTGTGGCCCGGGGCCCGGGTCTGGGTGCTCGTGCCGTTCCTGGTGTTCCTGCCGCTGCGGCTGCCCGCCTGGCTGGTGCTGGGCTTCTGGTTCGTGCTCCAGGCCGTGTACTCGTCCGGGCAGGGCGTGTCCGACGCGGGGACGGTGGCGTACGTCGCCCATGTGATCGGCTTCCTGGTGGGCCTGCTCATCGCCCTGCCGCTGAAGCCGGGCACCCCGCCCCCGCCGGAGCCGCCCGGCCTGCTGTTCGGCAGGCGCGCGCGGCCCTCCTACCCGACCTGGTGA
- the hemE gene encoding uroporphyrinogen decarboxylase has product MTANDAPRGKQPTATYDSAFLKACRREPVPHTPVWFMRQAGRSLPEYLKVREGIPMLESCTRPELVTEITLQPVRRHHVDAAIYYSDIVVPLKAIGLDLDIKPGVGPVVEQPVRTRADLARLRELTPEDVSYVTEAIGMLTRELGPTPLIGFAGAPFTLASYLVEGGPSRTYENAKAMMYGDPELWADLLDRLAGITAAFLKVQIEAGASAVQLFDSWAGALAPADYRRSVLPASAKVFDAVAEYGVPRLHFGVGTGELLGPMGEAGADVVGVDWRVPLDEAVRRVGPGKALQGNLDPTVLFAGKDVVEAKAQEVLDAAAGLEGHIFNLGHGVMPKTDPDALTRLVEYVHGATAR; this is encoded by the coding sequence GTGACCGCCAACGACGCCCCTCGGGGCAAGCAGCCGACCGCGACGTACGACAGCGCCTTCCTCAAGGCGTGCCGGCGTGAACCCGTGCCCCACACCCCCGTGTGGTTCATGCGCCAGGCCGGCCGCTCCCTGCCCGAGTACCTCAAGGTGCGCGAGGGCATTCCGATGCTGGAGTCCTGCACGCGGCCCGAGCTGGTCACCGAGATCACCCTCCAGCCGGTGCGGCGGCACCACGTGGACGCGGCGATCTACTACAGCGACATCGTCGTCCCGCTCAAGGCCATCGGCCTCGACCTCGACATCAAGCCCGGCGTCGGCCCGGTCGTCGAGCAGCCCGTCCGCACCCGCGCCGACCTGGCCCGGCTGCGCGAGCTGACCCCCGAGGACGTCTCCTACGTCACCGAGGCGATCGGGATGCTCACCCGGGAGCTGGGCCCCACCCCGTTGATCGGCTTCGCCGGCGCCCCCTTCACCCTGGCCAGCTACCTGGTCGAGGGCGGCCCCTCGCGCACGTACGAGAACGCCAAGGCGATGATGTACGGCGACCCCGAGCTGTGGGCCGACCTGCTCGACCGCCTCGCCGGCATCACGGCCGCCTTCCTGAAGGTCCAGATCGAGGCCGGCGCCTCCGCCGTGCAGCTGTTCGACTCCTGGGCCGGCGCGCTCGCCCCCGCCGACTACCGGCGCTCGGTGCTGCCCGCCTCGGCCAAGGTCTTCGACGCGGTCGCGGAGTACGGCGTGCCGCGCCTCCACTTCGGCGTGGGCACCGGCGAGCTGCTGGGCCCGATGGGCGAGGCCGGCGCGGACGTCGTCGGCGTCGACTGGCGCGTCCCGCTGGACGAGGCCGTCCGCCGCGTCGGCCCCGGCAAGGCGCTCCAGGGCAACCTGGACCCGACCGTGCTGTTCGCGGGCAAGGACGTCGTCGAGGCCAAGGCCCAGGAGGTGCTGGACGCCGCCGCGGGCCTGGAGGGCCACATCTTCAACCTCGGCCACGGCGTGATGCCCAAGACCGACCCGGACGCGCTGACCCGCCTGGTGGAGTACGTCCACGGCGCGACCGCCCGCTGA
- a CDS encoding DUF3000 domain-containing protein: MAAAHGHRSEGADGLGDVKDTEEADRHPGAAGPPAFRAAVDALRGCRLRPQIEVEPTPAPQRLAPYAYALEAVVVDGEQELADGRLVLLHDPAGHDAWRGTFRLVTLVRAELEPEMAADPLLPEVCWSWLTGALGARGLGYGEPSGTVTRASSHYFGGLADRPAASQIEIRASWTPREGRGGVPDAAAHLISWCDLLAQVGGLPPAGPGDTSVVTLPQRRGPQSR, from the coding sequence ATGGCTGCGGCTCACGGACACAGGTCGGAAGGCGCTGACGGATTGGGCGACGTGAAGGACACCGAGGAGGCGGACCGGCACCCTGGTGCCGCGGGTCCGCCGGCGTTCCGGGCCGCGGTCGACGCCCTGCGCGGCTGCCGGCTGCGCCCGCAGATCGAGGTGGAGCCGACCCCCGCGCCGCAGCGGCTCGCGCCGTACGCGTACGCGCTGGAGGCGGTGGTGGTCGACGGCGAGCAGGAGCTGGCCGACGGGCGCCTGGTGCTGCTGCACGACCCGGCCGGGCACGACGCCTGGCGGGGCACGTTCCGGCTGGTGACGCTGGTGCGGGCGGAGCTGGAGCCGGAGATGGCGGCCGATCCGCTGCTGCCGGAGGTGTGCTGGTCCTGGCTGACCGGGGCGCTCGGGGCGCGCGGCCTCGGCTACGGCGAGCCGAGCGGCACCGTCACCCGCGCGAGTTCGCACTACTTCGGCGGTCTCGCCGACCGGCCGGCCGCCTCGCAGATCGAGATCCGGGCCTCCTGGACGCCGCGCGAGGGCCGCGGCGGGGTGCCGGACGCGGCGGCCCACCTGATCTCCTGGTGCGATCTGCTGGCCCAGGTCGGCGGGCTGCCGCCGGCCGGTCCGGGCGACACCTCGGTGGTGACGCTGCCGCAGCGCAGGGGTCCGCAGTCCCGGTGA
- a CDS encoding response regulator transcription factor: protein MSVLLEQPASLVAYRPNKPTAMVVVADPRVRSTVTRHLWALGVRDVIEASSIAEARPRIGNPRDICVADVHLPDGSGLTLLSETRAAGWPNGLALSAADDIGAVRNALAGGVKGYVVTGTRTNIGLPTRPGAAPLGGAARMHRRPPGAPSHPGGYRELSGREVEVLRLVAEGQSNKAIGVSMGLSALTVKSHLARIARKLGTGDRAGMVAVALRTGIIH from the coding sequence GTGTCCGTTCTCCTTGAGCAACCCGCAAGCCTGGTCGCCTACCGCCCGAACAAGCCGACCGCCATGGTGGTCGTGGCCGACCCGCGCGTGCGCTCCACCGTCACCCGTCATCTGTGGGCGCTCGGTGTGCGCGACGTGATCGAGGCCTCGTCCATCGCGGAGGCTCGTCCCCGCATCGGCAACCCCCGCGACATCTGCGTCGCCGACGTCCACCTGCCCGACGGCTCCGGCCTGACCCTGCTCTCCGAGACCCGCGCCGCGGGCTGGCCCAACGGGCTCGCCCTCTCCGCCGCCGACGACATCGGCGCGGTCCGCAACGCGCTGGCCGGCGGGGTCAAGGGCTACGTCGTCACCGGCACCCGCACCAACATCGGGCTCCCCACCCGGCCCGGTGCCGCCCCCCTCGGCGGCGCCGCGCGCATGCACCGCCGCCCCCCGGGTGCCCCGAGCCACCCGGGCGGCTACCGCGAACTGTCCGGACGCGAGGTCGAGGTGCTGCGCCTGGTCGCGGAGGGCCAGTCGAACAAGGCGATCGGCGTCTCCATGGGCCTGTCCGCCCTGACCGTGAAGAGCCACCTCGCCCGTATCGCCCGCAAGCTGGGCACCGGCGACCGGGCCGGCATGGTCGCCGTCGCCCTGCGCACCGGAATCATCCACTGA
- a CDS encoding ribonuclease D, whose product MTDAQDIAADSTRRSNGDTSPDDAGSSVTEAPTPLLEPREGIPPVVADEAALADVVAAFAAGSGPVAVDAERASGYRYGQRAYLVQLRREGAGTALIDPVACPDLSALGEALSGVEWVLHAATQDLPCLREIGMLPTRLFDTELAGRIAGFPRVGLGAMVENVLGFVLEKGHSAVDWSTRPLPEPWLRYAALDVELLVDLRDALEKELDRQGKLEWALQEFDAIASAPPAEPRKEPWRRTSGMHKVRRRRQLAVVRELWETRDRIAQRRDVSPGKVLSDAAIVEAALALPGNVHALAALNGFGHRTGRRQLEQWQAAVDRAKALPESELPQPGQPVTGPPPPRAWADKDPSAAARLSAARAAVTALAERLSMPQENLISPDTVRRLCWQPPAVDAGSVSAALAGYGARPWQVELVTPVLVGALSEKGA is encoded by the coding sequence GTGACCGACGCCCAAGACATCGCAGCAGACAGCACCCGGCGCAGCAATGGAGACACGTCTCCCGACGACGCCGGATCTTCTGTGACGGAGGCGCCGACACCCCTTCTCGAACCCCGCGAGGGCATTCCGCCCGTCGTCGCCGACGAGGCGGCGCTCGCCGACGTGGTCGCCGCCTTCGCCGCCGGCTCCGGGCCGGTCGCCGTGGACGCCGAGCGCGCCTCCGGGTACCGCTACGGCCAGCGCGCATATCTGGTGCAGCTGCGCCGCGAGGGCGCCGGCACCGCGCTGATCGACCCCGTCGCCTGCCCCGACCTGTCCGCGCTCGGCGAGGCGCTGTCCGGCGTGGAGTGGGTGCTGCACGCCGCCACCCAGGACCTGCCGTGCCTGCGCGAGATAGGCATGCTGCCCACCCGGCTGTTCGACACCGAGCTGGCCGGCCGGATCGCCGGGTTCCCCCGGGTCGGCCTCGGCGCCATGGTGGAGAACGTCCTCGGCTTCGTCCTGGAGAAGGGCCACTCCGCCGTCGACTGGTCCACCCGCCCGCTGCCCGAGCCCTGGCTGCGCTACGCCGCGCTGGACGTCGAACTCCTCGTGGACCTGCGCGACGCCCTGGAGAAGGAGCTGGACCGCCAGGGCAAGCTGGAGTGGGCCCTCCAGGAGTTCGACGCGATCGCGAGCGCCCCGCCGGCCGAGCCCCGCAAGGAGCCCTGGCGCCGTACGTCCGGGATGCACAAGGTGCGGCGCCGCCGGCAGCTGGCCGTCGTACGGGAGCTGTGGGAGACGCGGGACCGCATCGCGCAGCGGCGTGACGTGTCGCCGGGCAAGGTGCTGTCGGACGCGGCGATCGTGGAGGCGGCCCTGGCCCTGCCGGGCAACGTGCACGCGCTGGCCGCGCTGAACGGGTTCGGGCACCGCACCGGGCGCCGGCAGCTGGAGCAGTGGCAGGCGGCGGTGGACCGGGCCAAGGCGCTCCCGGAGTCCGAGCTGCCGCAGCCGGGGCAGCCGGTGACGGGACCGCCCCCGCCGCGGGCGTGGGCGGACAAGGACCCGTCGGCGGCGGCGCGCCTGTCCGCCGCGCGGGCCGCGGTCACGGCGCTCGCCGAGCGGCTGTCCATGCCGCAGGAGAACCTGATCTCCCCGGACACGGTCCGCCGGCTCTGCTGGCAGCCGCCCGCGGTCGACGCGGGGTCCGTCTCGGCGGCGCTCGCGGGGTACGGCGCGCGTCCGTGGCAGGTGGAGCTGGTGACGCCGGTGCTGGTGGGCGCGCTGTCGGAAAAGGGCGCCTGA
- a CDS encoding acetyl-CoA C-acyltransferase, with translation MPRTVRDVVFVDGVRTPFGKAGPKGIYHETRADDLVVKAIRELLRRNPGLDPKKIDEVAIAATTQIGDQGLTLGRTAGILAGLPQSVPGYSIDRMCAGGLTAVTSVAGSIAFGAYDAVIAGGVEHMGRHPMGEAVDPNPRFVSEKLVDESALFMGMTAENLHDRYPSLTKLRADQYAVLSQEKAAKAYADGKIQRDLVPISVRRTTPVGGETGWGLVTADEPMRPGTTLEGLANLKTSFRVHGRVTAGNSAGLNDGATASIVASEDFARENGLPVKMRLVSYAFAGVEPEVMGYGPIPATEKALAKAGLSISDIGLFEINEAFAVQVLAFLEHYGIADDDARVNQYGGAIAFGHPLASSGIRLMTQLARQFEEQPHVRYGLTTMCVGFGMGATVIWENPHFEGDK, from the coding sequence GTGCCTCGTACCGTCAGGGACGTCGTCTTCGTCGACGGCGTCCGCACCCCGTTCGGCAAAGCGGGCCCGAAGGGCATCTACCACGAGACTCGCGCCGACGACCTCGTCGTCAAGGCGATCCGGGAGCTGCTGCGCCGCAACCCCGGCCTGGACCCGAAGAAGATCGACGAGGTCGCCATCGCCGCGACCACGCAGATCGGTGACCAGGGTCTGACCCTCGGCCGCACGGCCGGCATCCTCGCCGGTCTGCCGCAGTCGGTGCCCGGTTACTCCATCGACCGCATGTGCGCCGGCGGTCTGACCGCCGTGACGTCCGTCGCGGGCTCCATCGCCTTCGGCGCCTACGACGCCGTCATCGCCGGTGGCGTCGAGCACATGGGCCGCCACCCGATGGGCGAGGCCGTCGACCCCAACCCGCGCTTCGTCAGCGAGAAGCTGGTGGACGAGTCGGCCCTGTTCATGGGCATGACCGCGGAGAACCTGCACGACCGCTATCCGAGCCTCACCAAGCTGCGTGCCGACCAGTACGCGGTGCTCTCGCAGGAGAAGGCCGCCAAGGCGTACGCCGACGGCAAGATCCAGCGGGACCTGGTGCCGATCTCGGTGCGCCGCACCACCCCCGTCGGCGGCGAGACCGGCTGGGGCCTGGTCACCGCCGACGAGCCGATGCGCCCGGGGACCACCCTGGAGGGCCTGGCCAACCTGAAGACGTCGTTCCGCGTCCACGGCCGTGTCACCGCCGGCAACTCGGCCGGTCTGAACGACGGCGCCACCGCGTCGATCGTCGCCAGCGAGGACTTCGCCCGCGAGAACGGCCTCCCGGTCAAGATGCGCCTGGTCTCCTACGCCTTCGCCGGCGTGGAGCCCGAGGTCATGGGCTACGGCCCGATCCCGGCCACCGAGAAGGCGCTCGCCAAGGCGGGCCTGTCCATCTCCGACATCGGCCTGTTCGAGATCAACGAGGCCTTCGCCGTGCAGGTGCTGGCCTTCCTGGAGCACTACGGCATCGCGGACGACGACGCGCGCGTCAACCAGTACGGCGGCGCCATCGCCTTCGGCCACCCGCTGGCCTCCTCCGGCATCCGGCTCATGACGCAGCTGGCCCGCCAGTTCGAGGAGCAGCCGCACGTCCGCTACGGCCTGACCACCATGTGTGTCGGCTTCGGCATGGGCGCGACGGTCATCTGGGAGAACCCGCACTTCGAGGGGGACAAGTGA